GCGAAACACGTTACGTGTTCAGGGAAATAGGCAAACTTTGATCTTTCAGAATACAGAGCGGGCACCAAAGGTGCCCGCTTTACTTTTATATACTATTTGATGGGTGTATAAAACACACCTCGCCCACTTTCGCCGTGTTGTGCGAGGTGGCCTTCTTCTTCGAGTTCGTTGAGGTAGTTACGTGCCGTGGAATCGGAAACGCAGAAAAGGTCTTCAACATCGTCGTTGGTAATGCGCCCGCGGCGCAATGCACTATCTAAAATACGCTCTTTTCGTTTTTGGATATGTTTTTGTACGGTGGCTCTACCCTTTTCGCCTGCGATACTCGCTTCTTCTGAATCAGCAAAACGCCCTGCGTTTTGCTGATTTCGTCCTTTTCCCACAAAGAAACCTACTGCAAAAGCAGCTAGTGCGGCAATGAGAGCAAAAAGTGAGAATGGTGCCATATTTTTATATTAGCATAGTGGTGCTTGGTTTTTTGGAGGTTGAAAAGAATGGCGGCTGACCCCATTAATGCCTACTATCCGCACTAAATCGTTAACTTGTACCACCTAGAGTCTCTTATACTCTTAAGTTTGCCTCCAACAGATGATAATGACAGTTGATCAATATTTTCTAAATAATCAAACAATTTTTCTTTTGGTGCGCTTGGTGCGAACCAGTAATCTTCTTTATGAAAAATGTTCAATATCTTCTCCTTTTCCTCTTTGTATACATTAAAATCTTCAGATTTCCCAATTAAAGTAATTAATTCATCTTGAATTACCCGAGATTTTTGATCCATAGCTATTACTAAGTATGATTTAATTAATTTTATTGATTCCTCGGCAAGACTACATGCTTTGAAAAACTCGGACATTTTGTTCATCTCATCTGCGTCGAAATTTTTTGTAAAAAGATGCTGAAAATCATTCCAATGGTTAGACGGAAGAATAAACGTATAATCGCTTACTATCTTATTTTTCTTTATATTATTCATTTCTCTTTCTGCTGTATAGATTTCATTCAATAGAATAGTGGCTGCTTCCTTTTTCTTGTCCCTTTTCCCATATATATAGATCAGCCAAACGAATAAACCAGCCACCAAGGTCGCTATGCCATTGAACATATCTTGAAACAAGTAATCCATAATCCTATTCTATCGCAAACACTAGGACTTATCATAGCAAATTGCCTACAAAGTACCTTATGCTGGCTCTACTACAGGAAGAGTCTATGATTTCGACTCGTATATCAAAGTCGAAAAATGAGCTTAGGTGCTAGGCGCTTGAGTAAATGGAAGTGCTAATGTGGTTCGATCAGCTTTTCTTTTCCAATTGACCCAACTGGGTCTACTGTTTATCTGTATGTAACCGAGGATGTGAAGCGTACATGTCCATAACCTCATTCTTTAACTCCCCTCCGTGAACCTTGATACCGGCCTTGGGAATATGATCATGCGGAAAGGCGAGGTCTCCTCCCCATGCTTTATTTATATCCTTTATGTCATCAAGACTTGAGCCATACACAATATTCTTAATATTAGCGTACCAAGCAGCTCCAAAACATAATGCGCAGGGCTCACAAGAAGCATACAGTATTGCACCAGACAAATCGCCGGTTCCCAGTTTTTCGCATGCCCTACGAATTGCATTCGTCTCTGCATGAGCAGTAGGATCGTGCTCTGTGTCTGTTCCGTCTCCTGCGCCTGCTTGGGCAATTACTTTGCCATCACGAACAATAACTGCACCAAAAGGCCATGATGCTTTTGCCGCCTCTTCTATTGCAATCTTCATGTAGGTTTCTGAATTAGGCATAAGATTATTTTAGAAAGTATTATCGCAGGATTCGGATTTGCTAAACCCTGCTTTTTTGGCTTCGGTTTCGGTGCAGAACCATGATTCGCCTTTGCGGGTATCTACCTTCACCCGACCATAATTGGGGCAGCCTTCTAGGAAGTACAACTTCCCATAGCCTTTTTCGGATATGTTGCCTTTTATGGTGCACTCTTTGCTTGGCGGCTTGCTCGCCTTTTCGCGGAGAGTTTTTGCGTCTTTGTCGCGCTGACTGTAGTCGCAGGCACTTCCCCACAGTCCTTTTTCTTCTGCCTTTGCTTTTCTCTGTGATGTTGCGAGGAGGTCGCGGTATTTTTTGTCGGGTGAGATGGGGTTGGTAAAGGCGTAACCTTCGAGAACCATCTTATTGTTAACTAGTATGTTGTCTTCTTCGGGGTTTGGGTTTTCTACTATGATATAGCGCAGAAGCCTGCCGTAGCGATCCATTCCTGAGAGTTCTTTCTCGAGAAGTACGTTTTTGTCGTCAACGAGTTCTGTGAGGTATTCTTTTGACTCTGTGTAGTAGCACTCACCTTTTTCGGGTGTGTCGATACCGAGTAAACGAACTTTGATTCGTTTTTCAATACGGATGGTGTCGCCGTCGATAACGCTTTGAACCATGTGCGGGCGTGTTTCAAAATCGGCGCCAAACTTTTTGAATTCTTGTATTACTTTGTAGCCACCGAAAGTACCACCTGAAGCAACGATGAATGCGAGCACGGACGCGATAAGAGTTTTGGACATGAGGTTAGTATAGCAGGATATGTTAAGCAACTAATATGGATTAGGTACATGCAGTAACCCCCAGCACGCGTAGCGTGCTGGGGGTTCTTGTTTGGTTTGGGCGATGTTATGCCTGCGGCACAGCAAAAGCGAAGCCAGAACCAACGGACCACCAGCTCCCAGGAGAGTCGGGGTATGCAAGAAACCCATTGCCATCGTCATAACGAACCACACTTAGCAGACGTGACGTACCGTAAGCATCTCTAATGAGTTCGTGCATTGTGGCGATCGACTGCAAATCCATAGCTTGGATTTCCCTGTCCGTGAACATTTCAAGAATGAGACACGCCACTTCGGCATTGGGTTTCGACAACTTACGCTTGCTCGCTTCAGCACGGATATCTTCTGTGATCCGATGCTCGTGCTCGAAGAGCGTACCCTTGAGAACGGCGATCTCAGTCGTCACACCATCGGTCGGCTTGAAGTCCGAAGAACACAATACGCTTCTGGTATGGTGGCCCAGATAGAAACCTTTGCTTTTCAGACGCGGACACCACCCCTTCCCAGTGGTACCGTCGGTGGTAACTGAGAAGCGAATTACTCCATCCTCTTCACGCCATTTTGGGGTATCCAACATGGAACTTCTCCTTTAATGTTCAAATCCAACACAAACCTTACTCTTTTTGGGAAGACAGAGCAAGAGTTTTCATGGTATCGAGAACAGCTCAATATTGGCAAAGAATCTGGAGTAGTTTACTGCAACTGCCGGCGGATTTCGTGGATGTGTTTTTCGACTTCTTTTTTGCCTGCTTCGATGATGCTTCCGTCGTCAACAAACTCATGCCACAGTACATCTCCTGTTTCGGGAATTAAAACGATGTCAGCCTCGGTAACATTTTCTTGTGCAAGTTGATAGCGCAGTATATCAAGCGCACGCACGGTAGTGGTAAACGCACTTGGATTTGCTTCATCTAACCCATTGAGTACATTTTGTGCATCGAGATTTACGGCAATGACTACGTCTGCCCCCATTGCACGCACTGCTGCAACGGGTACTGGTTCGGTAAGACCGCCATCGAGTAAGAGTACGCTGTTTCGCTCAATGGGTTTAAAAATGAATGGAAGCGAAACACTTGCACGTATGGCGTCGGATACTTTTCCTTCATGAAGGCGTACGGACTCACCAGTGTGCAGGTTGGTTGCAATAACGGTAAGAGGTATGGCTAATTCACTAAATGCGGTATCGCCGATGTGACTTTCGATAAAGAGAGTGAGTTTCTCTCCCTCTATGAGCCCCGTACGAAATCGCAAGTCGATAAGTGATAGTAGTTCTCGCCAATTTGTTGCTGTTGCAACAGATTCGAGATAGTCGCTATTGCGTGTTGCAGCATACAAGCCACCGACAAGAGCACCTGAACTTGCGCCTGCAATGTAGTCGATAGGGATGTGGTGTTTTTCTAGTGCTTTGATAACACCGATATGTGCAAGACCACGTGCTCCCCCGCTCCCTAAGGCTAACCCAACCGTTTTGCGTCCGTGCGTTTGTGGGTATGGGTTTGCCTTCTTGTATTGCTCGATGTGTGGCTGCTTATTTTCTAGTTTTTGTGTGGGGAGCAAAGAAAATAGTGCTAATACTATCAACAATGCAATGAGTGTAATTCCTGTTTGGAGCGTGATTTTCTTCATGTGAAAAGTATAGCAAAGGTTCCGTGAGAATGGTTACAGAAAAATTAACTGTAGTGTGTTGTGGCGTGAACAATAATACAGATTGGAAAATATGGTATAGATTTGGTACTATCGAAAAAGAATTGCTCGTGGTGAGCAATTTGATCTTTAATG
This genomic stretch from Candidatus Kaiserbacteria bacterium harbors:
- a CDS encoding DUF977 family protein — protein: MAPFSLFALIAALAAFAVGFFVGKGRNQQNAGRFADSEEASIAGEKGRATVQKHIQKRKERILDSALRRGRITNDDVEDLFCVSDSTARNYLNELEEEGHLAQHGESGRGVFYTPIK
- a CDS encoding nucleoside deaminase; the protein is MPNSETYMKIAIEEAAKASWPFGAVIVRDGKVIAQAGAGDGTDTEHDPTAHAETNAIRRACEKLGTGDLSGAILYASCEPCALCFGAAWYANIKNIVYGSSLDDIKDINKAWGGDLAFPHDHIPKAGIKVHGGELKNEVMDMYASHPRLHTDKQ
- a CDS encoding thermonuclease family protein; amino-acid sequence: MSKTLIASVLAFIVASGGTFGGYKVIQEFKKFGADFETRPHMVQSVIDGDTIRIEKRIKVRLLGIDTPEKGECYYTESKEYLTELVDDKNVLLEKELSGMDRYGRLLRYIIVENPNPEEDNILVNNKMVLEGYAFTNPISPDKKYRDLLATSQRKAKAEEKGLWGSACDYSQRDKDAKTLREKASKPPSKECTIKGNISEKGYGKLYFLEGCPNYGRVKVDTRKGESWFCTETEAKKAGFSKSESCDNTF
- a CDS encoding patatin-like phospholipase family protein; this encodes MKKITLQTGITLIALLIVLALFSLLPTQKLENKQPHIEQYKKANPYPQTHGRKTVGLALGSGGARGLAHIGVIKALEKHHIPIDYIAGASSGALVGGLYAATRNSDYLESVATATNWRELLSLIDLRFRTGLIEGEKLTLFIESHIGDTAFSELAIPLTVIATNLHTGESVRLHEGKVSDAIRASVSLPFIFKPIERNSVLLLDGGLTEPVPVAAVRAMGADVVIAVNLDAQNVLNGLDEANPSAFTTTVRALDILRYQLAQENVTEADIVLIPETGDVLWHEFVDDGSIIEAGKKEVEKHIHEIRRQLQ